A genomic stretch from Natronomonas gomsonensis includes:
- a CDS encoding PfkB family carbohydrate kinase, which yields MYDAVPSLVESTVRVAAFPDGSVDTFQRVHAKDGQRLSKAAFREAIVGGRSQGFHIDTHAVEAGGQAVNAAQQAHALGDDVRLDGCLDDDRFAFPFETHSFGTPSAVTIHEFSDGDLTYADVSDDVIGWSHEAFETVPDADAYVCGNWASVDGMTDSLAALADSLDGGVFVFDPGDVTTAPAAEIRDCLAALATLDDAIDVAVSVNGQELAAIADALAVADDVGAVRDEAGVFAVVRHEADAAAAATRTDDAAVENFDPNGPVRRTGGGDRFSAGLAHGLAVGGDIGPAVALGNCCASYYVATGTTGTADDIAAMAAEQA from the coding sequence ATGTACGACGCCGTTCCCTCGCTGGTCGAATCCACCGTCCGTGTGGCGGCGTTTCCCGACGGGAGCGTCGACACCTTCCAGCGAGTTCACGCGAAAGACGGCCAGAGGCTTTCGAAGGCAGCCTTCCGTGAGGCCATCGTCGGGGGCCGCTCACAGGGGTTTCACATCGACACACACGCCGTCGAGGCCGGTGGGCAAGCCGTCAACGCCGCCCAACAGGCCCACGCCCTCGGCGACGACGTGCGACTCGACGGCTGTCTCGACGACGACCGATTCGCCTTCCCCTTCGAAACACACTCCTTCGGTACTCCCTCCGCGGTCACCATCCACGAGTTCTCCGACGGCGACCTCACCTACGCCGACGTCAGCGACGACGTGATCGGATGGAGCCACGAGGCCTTCGAGACCGTCCCCGACGCCGACGCTTACGTCTGTGGGAACTGGGCCTCCGTCGACGGGATGACCGACTCGCTGGCCGCACTCGCCGATAGCCTCGACGGCGGCGTGTTCGTCTTCGACCCCGGCGATGTGACGACCGCACCGGCCGCCGAGATACGCGACTGTCTCGCGGCGCTCGCGACGCTCGACGACGCCATCGACGTGGCCGTCAGCGTCAACGGTCAGGAACTGGCGGCGATTGCCGACGCCCTCGCCGTCGCGGACGACGTTGGGGCGGTTCGAGACGAAGCAGGGGTGTTCGCGGTGGTCAGACACGAAGCCGACGCCGCCGCGGCCGCGACCCGAACCGACGACGCCGCCGTCGAGAACTTCGACCCGAACGGCCCCGTCCGCCGAACCGGCGGCGGCGACCGCTTCAGCGCCGGCCTCGCCCACGGGTTGGCCGTCGGCGGGGACATCGGCCCCGCGGTGGCGCTCGGGAACTGCTGTGCGAGTTACTACGTCGCCACCGGAACGACCGGAACTGCTGACGACATCGCGGCGATGGCGGCCGAACAGGCCTAA
- a CDS encoding chromosome partitioning protein: protein MSSLGRSINLGLVLLIVLALAGTAGATVLYQNATGDLQDKNENLQEENEALRTELNETETEYRQTQARVDELESQLNTRNQDVDQVADQLEATQQQLNATEDELARTRQSLRESQDQVVELRTELGDVRAELEDVRDTVADLEDRNDELETRNQELEDDVQNLENDIQDLEDRNDDLETRNQELESDIQELCNKEKNANETVCEGY, encoded by the coding sequence GTGAGTTCGCTGGGCCGTAGCATCAATCTCGGATTGGTCCTCCTCATCGTGTTGGCGCTGGCCGGCACCGCCGGAGCGACGGTGCTGTATCAGAACGCCACCGGCGACCTGCAGGACAAAAACGAAAACCTCCAGGAAGAAAACGAAGCGCTCCGAACGGAACTGAACGAGACCGAAACCGAATACCGACAGACGCAGGCGCGCGTCGACGAACTCGAATCACAACTGAACACCCGGAATCAGGACGTCGACCAGGTGGCCGACCAACTCGAGGCGACCCAACAGCAACTGAACGCGACCGAAGACGAACTCGCCCGGACCAGACAGTCCCTCCGGGAGTCCCAAGACCAAGTCGTAGAGTTGCGGACCGAGTTGGGCGACGTTCGAGCGGAGTTGGAAGACGTTCGGGATACCGTCGCGGACCTGGAAGACAGAAACGACGAGCTAGAAACCAGAAACCAGGAACTTGAGGACGATGTCCAAAATCTGGAAAATGATATCCAAGACCTAGAAGACAGAAACGACGACCTCGAAACCAGAAACCAAGAGCTCGAGAGTGACATTCAAGAACTCTGTAATAAGGAGAAAAACGCCAACGAAACCGTCTGTGAGGGGTACTGA
- a CDS encoding vWA domain-containing protein, producing MALSDVLLFPLGLAALLVAVPIVVLYLIRPDPERVELPTFRFLVSEERQQATTPLFERLSRSVLLLIQLLAILLLATALATPYVPVSERETVEETVLVVDTSASMATTDGGASRFDRAVAAAREEATSATSVITTEGGGRVRLQRGTPSDARGLLAEFSPTDAPGDLRGAISQASSLAGENARIVVVSDFAGDSWGDAVTTARARDISVDLRQFDRGGEDNVGFVNRRLSGTEVTLSVRNFGDDSVSRTVTLGDRRTELELDGGDTETVTFPVPAGRSRAELSPGDDFAVDDSVSLAAPEDPTVDVLVLTNDENRYLTTALSVVDSVNVTVERPPTTIDDGYDVIVYSNVNRESLLPGNVESGRELLADGGGVAVQAQREMPERYGDLQLVESSGPQAGTTVRRSADSELTRGIDFQPPDEYLAGELREGESLVELRDGSPLVATADRGPGRVLYYGYIEDASSFKFNYQYPVFWKRSAFHLAGRETLPALNYATGETARFQVDTVSGPDGPVSGPTVSLQRAGFYGTADRQVSASLLDEAESDTAVDPLEDRSGSVGELTREEQRTVPRPLTEFVALGALAVLLLEIGYLYRRGDL from the coding sequence ATGGCCCTCTCGGATGTCCTCCTCTTCCCGCTGGGATTAGCCGCCCTCCTCGTCGCCGTCCCCATCGTCGTGTTGTACCTCATCCGCCCGGACCCCGAACGGGTGGAACTCCCCACCTTCCGGTTTCTGGTCTCCGAGGAGCGCCAGCAGGCGACCACCCCGCTTTTCGAACGGCTTTCGCGAAGCGTCCTGCTTCTGATACAACTGCTTGCGATACTGCTGTTGGCGACGGCGCTGGCGACGCCGTACGTGCCCGTTTCGGAGCGCGAAACCGTCGAGGAGACGGTACTCGTCGTCGACACGAGCGCGAGCATGGCGACGACCGACGGCGGGGCGAGTCGGTTCGACCGCGCGGTCGCCGCCGCTCGCGAGGAGGCCACGAGCGCCACGTCGGTGATAACGACCGAGGGCGGCGGCCGCGTTCGCCTCCAGCGCGGGACGCCGAGCGACGCCCGGGGACTCCTCGCGGAGTTCTCGCCGACGGATGCCCCGGGAGACCTCCGTGGCGCCATCTCGCAGGCGTCGTCGTTGGCCGGCGAGAACGCCCGCATCGTCGTCGTGAGCGACTTTGCCGGCGACTCTTGGGGCGATGCGGTGACGACCGCCCGCGCTCGTGACATCTCGGTCGACCTCCGGCAGTTCGACCGCGGCGGCGAGGACAACGTCGGCTTCGTCAACCGCCGGCTTTCGGGCACGGAGGTGACCCTGTCGGTCCGGAACTTCGGCGACGACAGCGTCAGTCGGACGGTCACGCTGGGGGACCGCCGAACCGAACTCGAACTCGACGGTGGCGACACCGAAACGGTAACCTTCCCGGTCCCGGCCGGCCGGAGTCGCGCCGAGTTGTCCCCCGGCGACGACTTCGCGGTCGACGACAGCGTCTCGCTGGCCGCCCCCGAGGACCCGACCGTCGACGTGTTGGTGTTGACGAACGACGAGAACCGATACCTGACGACGGCGCTGTCGGTCGTCGACTCGGTGAACGTGACCGTCGAACGCCCGCCGACGACCATCGACGACGGCTACGACGTCATCGTCTACAGCAACGTCAATCGGGAGTCGCTGTTGCCGGGGAACGTCGAGAGCGGGCGGGAACTCCTCGCCGACGGCGGCGGTGTCGCGGTTCAGGCACAGCGGGAGATGCCCGAACGGTACGGCGACCTCCAGTTGGTCGAATCCTCGGGACCGCAGGCGGGGACGACGGTCCGGCGAAGTGCCGATTCGGAGTTGACCCGCGGCATCGACTTCCAGCCGCCCGACGAGTACCTCGCCGGCGAACTCCGAGAGGGCGAGTCGCTGGTCGAACTCCGCGACGGGTCGCCGCTCGTCGCCACCGCCGACCGCGGCCCCGGGCGAGTGCTGTACTACGGCTACATCGAGGACGCATCGAGTTTCAAGTTCAACTACCAGTATCCGGTGTTCTGGAAGCGCTCCGCGTTCCACCTCGCCGGCCGGGAGACGCTGCCGGCGCTGAACTACGCGACCGGCGAGACGGCGCGCTTCCAGGTCGACACCGTCTCGGGGCCTGACGGCCCGGTTTCGGGGCCGACCGTCAGTCTGCAGCGTGCCGGCTTCTACGGGACGGCCGACCGGCAGGTGAGCGCGTCGCTGCTCGACGAAGCCGAATCCGACACCGCCGTCGACCCGCTCGAAGACCGCTCGGGGTCCGTCGGCGAGTTGACGCGCGAAGAGCAGCGAACCGTTCCGCGCCCGCTCACCGAGTTCGTGGCGCTTGGCGCTCTCGCCGTGCTGTTGCTCGAAATCGGCTATCTCTACCGACGGGGGGACCTCTGA
- a CDS encoding VWA domain-containing protein, with protein MSVSYTIGEELTVGLQQLWPLVALPIAVAVLAYLVFRRTPDSRSASARSRRLLFASRVLVVVLLVGAAMGPFTVQTQETPGEPSVTLLTDESDSMAVYGNVTDDLVADIEAAGVPVTRATVGSGTDSRIGDGIAANLRENGTVVVLSDGQVTEGRPLSVAAEEARRLNATINAVELPPRRTERAVSMTGPSTTSVGIPAEFTATVDGVGAESPVEVEMRIDGEVVETQTVAPGESLSVSHTFEEIGSHRVTATISGNDIYAENDVFYRSVRVVEKPDVLYVSGGGYPLEGYLNSLYDVTNASAVPDDLDDYAAVVVQDTPANRLGNVSSLQEFVINGGGLAVVGGENAYENGGYDESPIASTLPVRVGNATGGTADIVLLVDISGSAREGQSIQKAVALDVLDQLDDENRVGVVAFSHVVYRIADLQPLSTSRERTADRIRRLQSVGGTDIANGLRGADELLGNREGTIILLSDGQTEFGPPTAVATQLGREGTRVISVGAGERVNEQTMRRIAEASGGSYFAADETNRLRLLFGGTSRRFDGENLTIVTQNTFITSGVELTANPGRANAVAVKPGADYQVATADGTPAIASWRFGLGRVVSLTAYDEDGTLGGLLEPPDSLVVTKSVNYAIGDPARTRTGVTAVGDARVGRPTEFTYRGRSRPDAEGVTLRQVSEERYRGEFTPQQQGFGELLDAEYAANYPVEYGSFGRSPELPAAVDTTDGRTFELDEGSRIAAQARQQSTRVRTVEETWDWLAVLAALLVFVTEVVARRVQVYRGRSSLESGLP; from the coding sequence ATGTCGGTGTCCTACACCATCGGCGAGGAACTGACCGTCGGCCTCCAACAGCTGTGGCCGCTCGTGGCGCTGCCGATAGCCGTCGCCGTGTTGGCGTATCTCGTCTTCCGGCGGACGCCTGATTCGCGGTCGGCATCGGCCCGGAGCCGAAGACTCCTCTTTGCCAGTCGCGTGCTCGTCGTCGTGTTGCTCGTCGGCGCAGCGATGGGGCCGTTCACCGTCCAGACACAGGAGACGCCCGGTGAACCGAGCGTGACGCTTCTGACCGACGAATCGGACAGCATGGCGGTGTACGGCAACGTGACCGACGACCTCGTCGCCGACATCGAAGCGGCTGGCGTCCCGGTGACGAGAGCGACGGTCGGAAGCGGGACGGATTCACGAATCGGCGACGGCATCGCGGCGAACCTCAGGGAGAACGGCACGGTGGTCGTCCTCTCGGATGGACAGGTGACGGAGGGGCGACCGCTGTCGGTCGCCGCCGAGGAGGCCCGTCGGTTGAACGCGACGATTAACGCCGTCGAACTGCCGCCGCGTCGCACCGAGCGGGCGGTCTCGATGACCGGTCCCTCGACGACCAGCGTCGGCATCCCCGCCGAGTTCACCGCTACCGTCGACGGCGTCGGTGCCGAATCACCCGTCGAGGTCGAGATGCGAATCGACGGCGAAGTCGTCGAGACGCAGACGGTCGCCCCGGGCGAGTCGCTGTCGGTTTCTCACACCTTCGAGGAAATCGGCTCCCACCGCGTGACGGCGACCATCTCCGGCAACGACATCTACGCCGAAAACGACGTCTTCTATCGGAGCGTTCGCGTCGTCGAGAAACCGGACGTGCTGTACGTCTCCGGCGGCGGCTACCCGCTGGAGGGGTATCTGAACTCGCTGTACGACGTGACCAACGCCTCCGCCGTGCCCGATGACCTCGACGACTACGCGGCGGTCGTCGTCCAGGACACGCCGGCGAACCGCCTCGGCAACGTCAGTTCGCTCCAGGAGTTCGTCATCAACGGTGGCGGCCTCGCCGTCGTCGGCGGCGAAAACGCCTACGAGAACGGCGGCTACGACGAATCGCCCATCGCCTCGACGCTGCCCGTCCGCGTCGGAAATGCCACGGGTGGCACCGCCGACATCGTCCTGTTGGTGGACATCTCCGGCAGTGCTCGCGAGGGTCAATCCATCCAGAAGGCGGTCGCCCTGGACGTCCTCGACCAACTCGACGATGAGAACCGCGTCGGCGTCGTCGCGTTCAGCCACGTCGTCTATCGCATCGCCGACCTCCAGCCGTTGAGTACCTCCCGCGAGCGAACCGCCGACCGCATCCGTCGACTGCAGAGCGTCGGCGGAACCGACATCGCGAACGGGCTTCGGGGTGCCGACGAACTGCTCGGCAATCGCGAAGGGACCATCATCCTCCTGAGCGACGGCCAGACGGAGTTCGGCCCCCCGACGGCGGTCGCAACCCAACTCGGCCGGGAGGGGACACGGGTCATCTCCGTCGGGGCAGGTGAACGGGTCAACGAGCAGACGATGCGCCGCATCGCGGAGGCCTCCGGGGGGTCGTACTTCGCGGCCGACGAGACGAACCGCCTGCGACTGCTGTTCGGCGGCACCTCCCGACGGTTCGACGGCGAGAACCTCACCATCGTCACCCAGAACACGTTCATCACCTCGGGCGTGGAGTTGACGGCGAACCCCGGCCGGGCGAACGCGGTCGCGGTCAAACCCGGCGCCGATTATCAGGTCGCGACCGCCGACGGAACGCCCGCAATCGCCTCCTGGCGGTTCGGACTCGGCCGCGTCGTCTCGCTCACCGCCTACGACGAGGACGGCACCCTCGGCGGCCTGCTTGAACCGCCCGACTCGCTTGTCGTAACGAAGTCGGTCAACTACGCCATCGGCGACCCGGCGCGGACACGGACCGGCGTCACGGCGGTCGGCGACGCCCGGGTCGGCCGACCGACCGAGTTCACCTACCGCGGACGCTCTCGACCCGATGCCGAGGGCGTCACCCTCCGGCAGGTGAGCGAGGAGCGCTACCGGGGCGAGTTCACGCCCCAACAGCAGGGCTTCGGCGAACTACTCGACGCCGAGTACGCCGCCAACTACCCCGTCGAGTACGGCAGTTTCGGCCGGAGTCCCGAACTCCCCGCCGCAGTCGACACGACGGACGGGCGGACCTTCGAACTCGATGAGGGTTCACGAATCGCCGCACAGGCCAGACAGCAGTCCACCCGAGTCCGGACCGTCGAGGAGACGTGGGACTGGCTTGCGGTACTCGCGGCGCTGCTCGTCTTTGTCACGGAGGTCGTTGCCCGACGTGTTCAAGTGTATCGCGGACGCAGTTCACTGGAGAGTGGTCTCCCGTGA
- a CDS encoding DUF7502 family protein: MTDEESETETGAEVADDRPRERMAAALNEIRREGLKAATIYAAVDATLVFLAVNLLVIVVEPAAIPEVLTVPSSVTDAVGDLLGQSLETVDVPVSALLATALAVAVFGAELWLRSRRPLVERFEAANPAVAEALRTARDTVARDSDSRMAVRLYEDVLERLRDTSGVALLDVRRIAVTVVVVVALSLVTVQLAAVDLGGGDSVGPDGDTDAGEDTPNPYTGLKDGDSVLGDPEDIDAGDDDLDAQIDSSGGSEDVDDTQQFPSDSIDRGSSGGSNSADGQQAGYAEPEQLEDAELIREYNLRIRDEENT, from the coding sequence ATGACGGACGAAGAAAGCGAAACGGAAACCGGCGCAGAAGTGGCCGACGACCGGCCCCGCGAACGGATGGCGGCGGCACTCAACGAGATACGCCGTGAGGGATTGAAGGCCGCGACCATCTATGCGGCCGTCGACGCGACGCTCGTCTTTCTCGCTGTGAACCTGCTCGTAATCGTCGTCGAGCCAGCAGCGATACCGGAGGTCCTCACCGTGCCGTCGTCGGTGACCGACGCCGTCGGGGACCTTCTCGGCCAATCGCTCGAGACGGTCGACGTTCCGGTATCGGCACTCCTCGCGACGGCCCTCGCGGTGGCCGTTTTCGGCGCGGAGTTGTGGCTTCGAAGCCGGCGGCCGCTCGTCGAGCGGTTCGAAGCCGCAAACCCCGCCGTCGCCGAGGCGCTGCGAACCGCCCGCGACACGGTCGCACGCGACAGCGACTCTCGGATGGCCGTTCGGCTGTACGAGGACGTCCTCGAACGACTGCGTGACACCTCGGGTGTCGCGTTGCTCGACGTGCGGCGCATCGCTGTCACCGTCGTCGTCGTCGTGGCGTTGAGTCTCGTGACCGTCCAGTTGGCCGCCGTCGACCTCGGTGGCGGGGACAGCGTCGGACCGGACGGCGACACCGACGCAGGCGAGGACACGCCGAACCCCTACACCGGACTGAAAGACGGTGATTCGGTCCTCGGCGACCCCGAAGACATCGACGCGGGCGACGACGACCTGGATGCCCAAATCGACTCCAGCGGCGGCAGCGAGGACGTAGACGACACCCAGCAGTTCCCGTCCGACAGCATCGACCGCGGGTCGTCGGGTGGGTCGAACAGCGCCGACGGACAACAGGCCGGCTACGCCGAGCCGGAGCAACTGGAGGACGCGGAGCTCATCCGCGAGTACAACCTCCGCATTCGCGACGAGGAGAACACATGA
- a CDS encoding universal stress protein: protein MYDDILLAADGSEDSQAATEHALTLASGTGATVHAISVVETRTAYDNAIVDPDEVRENLRSDAREALAAVERAAEEAGIDCETTIEEGPPPERLLEAIARTGADVVVLGATGRSAFKRLVLGSTTERLLSEAPVPVVVVSD, encoded by the coding sequence ATGTACGATGACATTCTGCTCGCCGCCGACGGCAGCGAGGACTCACAGGCAGCGACCGAACACGCGTTGACGTTGGCGTCCGGGACGGGCGCGACGGTCCACGCCATCTCGGTCGTCGAAACCCGAACCGCCTACGACAACGCCATCGTCGACCCCGACGAGGTCAGGGAGAACCTCCGTTCAGACGCCCGCGAGGCGCTTGCGGCGGTCGAACGGGCCGCAGAGGAAGCCGGCATCGACTGCGAGACGACCATCGAGGAGGGGCCGCCGCCGGAGCGCTTGCTGGAGGCCATCGCCCGAACCGGCGCCGACGTGGTCGTTCTCGGGGCGACAGGACGGTCGGCGTTCAAACGGCTCGTGTTGGGGAGTACGACCGAGCGACTGCTCTCGGAGGCGCCGGTGCCGGTCGTCGTCGTCAGCGATTGA
- a CDS encoding S1C family serine protease: MTNQTRRRFLAGAAGVAAGLAGCSSGRRSPPDPVTPWGAESDRDSPYTAVYDATIESVAFVGTAGGGGGSGFVYDDYVVTNQHVVGDADTVDVRFERGEWREAGVTATDVYADLAVLSTDIPDYARPLSLVDSVPPVGTEVLALGSPFGLESSVSTGIISGKNRSLSSPSEFAIPNTVQTDAGLDPGNSGGPLVTMDNEVTGIAVAGAGTSVGFAVSPLLARRVLPELIQTGTYSHPFLGISLLPVMPAIAEANDLPETRGIYVVEVLDSGPADQTLRGADGETTVDGRTVPTGGDTLVELAGNAIDSDADLGTTLALELSPGDRVDATVIRDGEPTDIRVPIGSRPPPEQ, encoded by the coding sequence ATGACCAACCAGACGCGTCGCCGGTTCCTCGCCGGAGCCGCCGGCGTGGCCGCGGGGCTTGCGGGCTGTTCGAGCGGGCGGCGGTCGCCGCCCGACCCGGTCACCCCTTGGGGAGCCGAATCGGACCGCGACTCGCCGTACACCGCCGTCTACGACGCCACCATCGAGTCGGTCGCCTTCGTCGGGACCGCCGGCGGTGGCGGGGGTTCGGGCTTCGTCTACGACGACTACGTCGTCACGAACCAACACGTCGTCGGCGATGCCGACACCGTCGACGTTCGCTTCGAACGCGGCGAGTGGCGGGAGGCCGGCGTCACCGCCACCGACGTGTACGCCGACCTCGCCGTCCTGTCGACGGATATCCCCGACTACGCGCGGCCGCTGTCGCTCGTCGACAGCGTGCCGCCGGTCGGCACGGAGGTGCTCGCGTTGGGCAGTCCCTTTGGCCTCGAATCCTCCGTCTCGACGGGCATCATCAGCGGCAAGAACCGCTCGCTTTCGAGCCCCTCCGAGTTTGCGATTCCGAACACCGTCCAAACGGACGCCGGACTGGACCCCGGCAACAGCGGCGGCCCGCTGGTCACGATGGACAACGAGGTGACCGGCATCGCCGTCGCCGGCGCGGGCACGAGCGTCGGCTTTGCGGTGTCGCCGCTGCTCGCCCGCCGGGTCCTCCCCGAGTTGATACAGACGGGCACGTACAGCCACCCGTTCCTCGGCATCTCGCTTCTGCCCGTCATGCCCGCCATCGCCGAAGCGAACGACCTCCCCGAAACCCGCGGCATCTACGTCGTCGAGGTGCTCGACTCCGGGCCCGCAGACCAGACGCTTCGCGGCGCCGACGGCGAGACGACCGTCGACGGCCGAACCGTCCCAACCGGCGGCGACACGCTCGTCGAACTCGCCGGCAACGCCATCGACTCCGATGCCGACCTCGGGACGACGCTGGCACTGGAGTTGTCGCCGGGTGACCGCGTCGACGCGACCGTCATCCGCGACGGCGAACCCACCGATATTCGCGTCCCAATCGGCTCGCGACCGCCGCCGGAGCAGTGA
- a CDS encoding universal stress protein, translating into MDILVPTDGSEPAEAALDHAFERFAADDITALYVMDPVEGATAWGPATGEDWLGSAEKRAESVLEDAVERGEEMGVEIETDSVVGRPSRAIIDYAEEHDLDQIVIGSHGRDGITRVLLGSVAETVIRRSPVPVTVVRPR; encoded by the coding sequence ATGGACATACTCGTTCCCACGGACGGTTCCGAACCGGCCGAGGCCGCTCTCGACCACGCCTTCGAGCGGTTCGCCGCCGACGACATCACCGCGTTGTACGTCATGGACCCGGTGGAGGGGGCCACCGCGTGGGGACCGGCGACGGGCGAAGACTGGCTCGGCTCCGCCGAGAAGCGCGCCGAGAGCGTCCTCGAGGACGCCGTCGAACGCGGGGAAGAGATGGGCGTCGAAATCGAAACCGACTCGGTCGTCGGCCGGCCCTCGCGGGCGATTATCGACTACGCCGAGGAACACGACCTCGACCAGATAGTCATCGGTAGCCACGGCCGCGACGGCATCACACGCGTCCTGTTGGGGAGCGTCGCCGAGACGGTTATCCGACGGTCGCCGGTGCCGGTCACCGTCGTCCGCCCCCGGTAG
- a CDS encoding alpha/beta hydrolase: MDRRQTQFESAGKRCSAELYLPDAENPPVVVMAHGFGAERSFRLPAFAEQFTEHGLAAFVFDYRGFGDSEGTEQLVDPFRHRTDWMAAVDHVRDLDSVDGDRIALWGSSFSGGHVIETAARREVDAVAAQVPFVDGLATLLHLARNSGIGYPLEATKHGLKDAVRGLFRRSTHTVPIVGDPDEFAMLNTPGAKSGYLDIVPEDTDWKNACPARIALQVPMYRPISRASEVDCPVLLTIAREDNIVPPSAAERLADRLDHVEVLRLDCGHFGPYDGRPFERAVETQGGFLDRHLS, from the coding sequence ATGGATCGACGCCAGACGCAGTTCGAAAGCGCCGGCAAGCGCTGTAGTGCCGAGTTGTATCTGCCCGACGCCGAGAACCCGCCGGTCGTCGTGATGGCCCACGGCTTCGGCGCCGAGCGCTCCTTTCGGTTGCCAGCCTTCGCCGAGCAGTTCACCGAACACGGCCTCGCCGCCTTCGTCTTCGATTACCGCGGGTTCGGCGACTCGGAGGGGACCGAGCAACTCGTCGACCCGTTCCGGCATCGCACCGATTGGATGGCGGCCGTCGACCACGTCCGCGACCTCGATTCCGTCGACGGCGACCGCATCGCGCTGTGGGGGTCGTCGTTCAGCGGCGGCCACGTCATCGAGACGGCCGCCCGACGTGAGGTCGACGCCGTCGCCGCACAGGTGCCGTTCGTCGACGGCCTCGCGACCCTCCTCCATCTCGCGCGGAACTCGGGAATCGGCTACCCGCTCGAAGCGACGAAACACGGCCTCAAAGACGCCGTTCGTGGACTGTTCCGCCGGAGTACCCACACAGTCCCAATCGTCGGCGATCCCGACGAGTTCGCGATGCTGAACACCCCCGGTGCGAAATCGGGGTACCTCGACATCGTCCCGGAAGACACCGACTGGAAGAACGCCTGTCCGGCGCGAATCGCGCTTCAAGTGCCGATGTACCGGCCGATTTCGCGAGCCAGCGAGGTCGACTGTCCCGTCCTCCTCACCATCGCCCGAGAGGACAACATCGTCCCGCCGTCGGCCGCCGAGCGATTGGCCGACCGCCTCGACCACGTGGAAGTACTGCGCCTCGACTGTGGGCACTTCGGCCCCTACGACGGCCGCCCCTTCGAGCGCGCCGTCGAGACGCAGGGGGGCTTCCTCGACCGCCACCTCTCGTAG